In Dromiciops gliroides isolate mDroGli1 chromosome 4, mDroGli1.pri, whole genome shotgun sequence, one DNA window encodes the following:
- the BTBD19 gene encoding BTB/POZ domain-containing protein 19: MGQVASSGPEKLSPVAAAALPKGGGRPEGGSQSAGRSARDGLTRTSVTGSDASRGILCPGAGSSGGARPGLSGAGTPRSGGGSSSGGSSSVCPDPARVRCRSRQEGSRARARGRVRNSGSCSGSGSASGPVTSLPPAWVMGPPGGAPGGPPGGPPGGASAHVPPHSMQGDPATFRAALRGLLNCARFSDVRFLVGQDRREVLAHRCLLTSRCDYFRQLLSAENPGGGAPEEPVILADVPPDAFLMVLEFLYTNTITLDRRTVLEVLISSLEYGLSELRELCVEFVVRNLDVELVCEALQVAVTFGLRSLREKCLNFIDSRTQDVLRTPAFHELSPAALITVLRSDRLAVDEVELIAATLHWARVSSAVLEQPMVQVAQSVVGELRLPLLSPSELSSLEEQNRVEPFIPVEQIAEAWKCHALRQGEATRGIQGRRRKGTTPREHHRYLELHPK; this comes from the exons ATGGGTCAGGTTGCCTCCTCGGGGCCCGAGAAGCTCAGCCCGGTGGCGGCTGCGGCGCTGCCCAAGGGAGGAGGGCGCCCGGAGGGAGGCTCCCAGAGCGCTGGGCGCAGCGCCCGGGATGGGCTGACCCGGACCTCAGTGACCGGAAGTGACGCCAGCCGGGGGATTCTATGCCCAGGGGCTGGGAGTTCTGGGGGGGCCCGGCCGGGGCTGTCTGGGGCCGGGACCCCCCGCagtggcggcggcagcagcagcggcggcagcagcagcgtcTGCCCGGACCCGGCCCGCGTCCGCTGTCGGTCCCGCCAGGAGGGCTCCAGGGCTCGGGCCCGCGGCCGGGTGCGAAACTCTGGTTCCtgctcgggctcgggctcggcCTCGGGGCCCGTGACCTCGCTCCCCCCAGCCTGGGTCATGGGGCCCCCGGGAGGGGCTCCGGGGGGACCCCCAGGAGGGCCGCCGGGAGGAGCCTCGGCCCACGTTCCGCCCCACTCGATGCAAGGAGACCCTGCCACCTTCAGGGCCGCACTGCGGGGGCTGCTCAACTGTGCGCGCTTCAG tGATGTCCGGTTCTTGGTGGGTCAAGACCGGAGGGAAGTACTTGCCCACCGCTGCCTCCTGACCTCCCGTTGCGACTACTTCCGCCAGCTCCTGAGTGCGGAAAACCCGGGTGGGGGTGCCCCGGAGGAGCCTGTGATCTTGGCTGATGTGCCCCCAGATGCCTTCTTGATGGTGCTAGAGTTCCTCTATACCAATACCATCACCCTGGATAGGCGAACA GTCCTGGAAGTGCTAATTTCATCACTGGAATATGGGCTGTCTGAGCTTCGAGAG CTGTGTGTGGAATTCGTGGTGCGAAACCTGGATGTGGAGCTGGTCTGTGAGGCCCTACAG GTGGCAGTGACCTTTGGCTTAAGGAGTTTACGGGAGAAGTGTCTGAATTTCATCGACAGTCGCACCCAG GATGTACTGAGGACCCCAGCCTTCCACGAGCTGTCACCAGCTGCCCTGATAACTGTGCTGCGGAGTGACCGCCTGGCAGTGGACGAGGTGGAGCTCATTGCTGCCACCCTTCATTGGGCTCGGGTCAGCTCG GCGGTGTTGGAGCAGCCGATGGTCCAGGTGGCCCAGTCCGTGGTGGGAGAGCTGCGGCTGCCTCTGCTGTCCCCATCCGAGCTGAGCTCGCTGGAGGAACAAAACCGGGTTGAGCCTTTCATCCCG GTAGAGCAGATTGCCGAGGCCTGGAAGTGCCATGCCCTGCGCCAGGGGGAAGCGACCCGGGGCATCCAGGGCCGCCGCCGAAAGGGGACCACGCCCCGCGAGCACCACCGCTACCTGGAACTGCATCCCAAGTGA
- the PLK3 gene encoding serine/threonine-protein kinase PLK3, with translation MEPAAFCSQPLAGPALRVRAPDRDSDTGAGAGEPQRGRLGADRLLDPTRLIRDPQSGRTYYRGRLLGKGGFARCYEVTDTCNGQVYAVKVIPQSRVAKPHQREKILQEIDLHRSLHHRHIVRFSHHFEDEGSIYIFLEYCSRKSLAHIWKARHTLLEPEVRYYLRQVIAGLRYLHQRGVLHRDLKLGNFFITENMELKLGDFGLAARLEPQDQRKKTICGTPNYLAPEVLLRQGHSPKSDVWSLGCVMYTLLCGNPPFEMADLKETYRCIKQVRYTLPANLSASARHLLDAILRPVPQDRPSLEEILQHEFFTKGYTPSQLPPCSCITVPDLTPPPNPVQSFFTKVTKSLFGCKHKSKIAPQEQDNLSRLVSDLMLSSICPQSNSKEPKQAQEEADGPPSLTETAPEERLPRSLPIMGSSCEGSEECLTAAALMESTLCALRNCLAFMPPAVQNPAPLASPEHLLWVSKWVDYSNKYGFGYQLSSRQVAVLFNDGIHMALSSNRKILHYNTTNTKHFSFPVEVVPQQLLGRLGVLRYFASYMDQNLMKGGDLPSLDEADGPAPLLLQWFKSDQALFLLLSDGTVQVNFYTDHTKVILSGWEPLLITYVAQDRRARTYKASDLQRLGCRPELRYRLGYVLRLLRQRSGT, from the exons ATGGAGCCGGCAGCCTTCTGCTCACAGCCCTTGGCCGGCCCTGCGCTCCGCGTCCGGGCTCCCGACAGGGACAGTGACACCGGCGCCGGGGCCGGGGAGCCCCAGCGCGGCCGCCTGGGAGCTGATCGGCTGCTGGACCCCACCCGCCTCATCAGGGACCCTCAGAGTGGCCGCACGTACTACCGGGGCCGTCTCCTGGGCAAG GGGGGCTTCGCCCGATGCTATGAGGTCACAGACACCTGCAATGGCCAAGTCTACGCGGTCAAGGTCATTCCCCAGAGCCGGGTGGCTAAACCACACCAGCGAGAGAAG ATCCTGCAGGAGATCGACCTGCATCGAAGCCTCCACCACCGGCATATAGTTCGCTTCTCACACCACTTTGAAGATGAAGGCAGCATCTACATATTTCTGGAGTACTGCAGCAGAAAG TCACTGGCACACATCTGGAAGGCAAGACACACACTCCTGGAGCCTGAGGTGCGGTATTACCTTCGGCAGGTTATTGCTGGCTTGCGCTACCTGCACCAACGAGGGGTCCTACACAGAGACCTCAAGCTGG GAAACTTTTTCATCACGGAGAACATGGAACTGAAGCTTGGGGACTTTGGATTGGCTGCTCGGCTGGAACCCCAGGATCAAAGGAAGAA GACCATATGTGGGACCCCCAATTACCTGGCCCCTGAGGTGCTGCTACGCCAGGGTCACAGCCCCAAGTCTGATGTGTGGTCCCTGGGCTGTGTCAT gtataCACTGCTGTGTGGGAACCCCCCCTTTGAGATGGCTGACCTGAAGGAGACGTACCGTTGCATCAAGCAGGTCCGTTACACATTGCCCGCCAACCTCTCGGCATCTGCCCGACACCTCCTTGATGCTATCCTTCGTCCTGTGCCCCAAGACCGGCCCTCACTGGAGGAGATACTTCAGCATGAATTCTTCACCAAG GGCTATACCCCATCTCAACTGCCCCCCTGTAGCTGCATCACAGTCCCTGATCTAACTCCACCCCCCAACCCTGTCCAGAGCTTCTTCACTAAAGTGACCAAGAGCCTCTTTGGCTGCAAGCACAAGA GTAAGATAGCTCCCCAGGAGCAAGACAATCTCTCCCGCCTCGTCAGTGACCTCATGCTTTCGTCTATCTGCCCCCAGAGCAACTCCAAGGAGCCAAAGCAGGCCCAG GAGGAGGCTGATGGCCCCCCCAGCCTAACAGAAACAGCCCCTGAGGAGCGCTTGCCCCGGTCCTTGCCCATCATGGGAAGCAGCTGTGAGG GGTCTGAGGAGTGTCTGACGGCAGCTGCACTCATGGAGTCTACCCTCTGTGCCCTCCGCAACTGCCTGGCCTTCATGCCCCCAG CTGTGCAGAACCCAGCACCCCTGGCCTCTCCAGAGCACCTGCTGTGGGTCAGTAAATGGGTGGACTACTCCAACAAGTATGGCTTCGGCTACCAGCTGTCCAGCCGGCAGGTGGCCGTCCTCTTCAATGACGGTATCCACATGGCCCTGTCCTCTAACAGGAA GATACTGCATTATAACACAACCAACACCAAACACTTCTCCTTCCCCGTGGAGGTTGTTCCTCAGCAGCTGCTGGGCCGGCTTGGGGTCCTTCGATACTTTGCCTCCTACATGGACCAGAATCTCATGAAG GGTGGAGACCTGCCCAGCCTGGATGAGGCTGATGGCCCTGCTCCCCTGCTTCTACAGTGGTTCAAGAGTGACCAGGCCCTGTTTCTCCTCTTAAGTGATGGCACAGTACAG GTGAACTTCTACACAGACCACACCAAGGTGATCCTGAGCGGCTGGGAGCCCCTGCTCATCACCTACGTGGCCCAGGACCGCAGAGCCAGGACTTACAAAGCCTCGGACCTGCAGAGACTGGGCTGCAGACCAGAACTTCGGTATCGGCTTGGCTATGTCCTGCGCCTGCTCAGACAGCGCAGCGGGACCTAG
- the DYNLT4 gene encoding dynein light chain Tctex-type 4, with the protein MAGKRLAETARAEEEEEEEEDAARLRSSGNERGLVRLRHVEEPLRGAAVPGSRRGSLLGPTLALSRRPSLAAASGTGPRRSSLGLGLASLPGARPRRAPAPILGAWLGPGPAPGARWEAEHVQRALEAVLNVALSGARYSAGGAGALARGLCELVRRRVRELLPPRYKLVCTVVVGQRAGQGVRVASRALWDAASDGHASASVCAAAFFAVAVVHGVYCE; encoded by the coding sequence ATGGCCGGGAAAAGACTCGCGGAGACAGCCCGggccgaggaggaggaggaggaagaggaagacgcGGCGCGCCTGCGCAGTAGCGGAAACGAGCGGGGGCTGGTGCGCCTGCGCCACGTGGAGGAACCGCTTCGTGGGGCCGCTGTGCCGGGCTCTCGCCGGGGCTCCCTACTCGGGCCGACCCTAGCCCTGTCTCGCCGCCCTTCGCTGGCTGCCGCTTCGGGAACAGGGCCTCGGCGTTCCTCTCTGGGCCTGGGGCTCGCCTCACTCCCGGGGGCGCGTCCTCGGCGGGCCCCAGCGCCGATTCTGGGGGCGTGGCTGGGTCCCGGCCCCGCCCCCGGAGCGCGCTGGGAGGCGGAGCACGTGCAGCGCGCCTTGGAGGCGGTGCTGAACGTGGCGCTGAGCGGCGCGCGCTACTCTGCGGGCGGGGCCGGAGCATTGGCGCGCGGCCTCTGCGAGCTGGTGCGCAGGCGCGTGCGCGAGCTGCTGCCGCCGCGATACAAGCTGGTATGTACAGTGGTGGTCGGACAGCGCGCGGGCCAGGGCGTGCGCGTGGCGAGCCGGGCACTCTGGGACGCCGCCAGCGACGGGCACGCGTCCGCGTCCGTGTGCGCAGCCGCGTTCTTCGCCGTGGCTGTGGTGCACGGCGTCTATTGCGAGTGA